Below is a window of Mycobacterium dioxanotrophicus DNA.
TCGGGCCGGAGCCCCGGCCCGACTCGCAGCCTCGATCAACGACACGTCGCGCACCGCACCCTGGTCCGCCGAGAGGGCCATCGCGGCGTAGGCCCGCAGTGCCGGTGACACCTCGCGGTCCCGGCGCTGGGGCCAATAACCACCGCCGTGTTCCAGACGACGTCGGCGGGCATCGAGTTCAGCGGCGTCGACGAGTAATTCGATGCGGCGGGCCGGGATGTCGATGTCGATGCGGTCCCCGTCCTGCACCAGCGCGATGACGCCACCGGCAGCGGCCTCCGGCGAGACGTGCCCGATCGACAGGCCCGACGACCCGCCGGAGAACCGTCCGTCGGTGATCAGCGCACACACCTTGGCAAGCCCGACCCCCTTGAGATACGAGGTCGGATAGAGCATTTCCTGCATCCCCGGGCCACCGCGCGGTCCCTCGTATCGCACCACGAGGACGTCTCCGGGCCGCACCCGGCCGGTGAGGATGACGTCCTGCGCCTCTTCCTGGGATTCGACCACCACCGCGGGCCCGCTGAAGCGCAGGATCGACTCGTCGACACCGGCGGTCTTGACCACGCATCCGTCCTCGGCGAGGTTTCCCCGCAGGATCGCCAGGCCGCCGTCCGCGGAATACGCATGGGCGACATCGCGGATACAGCCTGACGCCGCATCCAGGTCGAGGCTCTCCCAACGGCGGGACTGGGAGAACGCCGAACTCGAACGCACCCCGCCGGGCGCGGCGTAGAACAGGTCGACGGCCTCGGCCGAGACCGTCGCAGACCTCGGATCCCACTCATCGAGCCACGCGGCGAGTGAGTTTGCGTGTATCGCATGCACTTCGGTGTCGAGTAGGCCGGCACGCCGCAGCTCACCCATCACCGCGGGGATGCCGCCCGCGCGGTGCACATCCTCCATCAGATACCTGCCGTTGGGTGCGACCTTGCAGATACACGGAATCTGCGTCGAGAGGGTCTCGATGTCGGCAAGGCTGAAGTCGACCTCGGCCTCGCGCGCCGCTGCCAGCAGGTGCAGGATCGTGTTGGTCGAACCACCCATGGCGATGTCTACCACCATGGCATTGGAAAATGCTGCGGCCGAGGCGATGTTGCGCGGTAGCACCCGCTCGTCGTCCTCGTCGTAGTAGCGCCTCGCCAGGTCGACCACCGTGGTGCCCGCGTCTTCGTACAGCCGGCGGCGGGCCGTGTGGGTCGCCAGCGTCGTCCCGTTCCCCGGCAGCGCCAGACCGATCGCCTCGGTGAGGCAGTTCATCGAGTTCGCGGTGAACATGCCCGAACACGATCCGCAGGTCGGGCACGCCGCGGACTCGACACGCTCCATGTCGGCGTCGGAGATCTCGGGAGCCACCGCGTCGGCCATCGCCGAAATCAGGTGCAGACCACCGCGCACCGTTCCGTCGACCAGTGTGGCTGTGCCGCCCTCCATCGGACCGCCCGAGACGAACACGGTGGGAATGTTGAGCCGCAGCGCCGCCATCAACATGCCGGGGGTGATCTTGTCGCAGTTGGAGATACACACGAGCGCGTCGGCGCGATGTGCGTTGACCATGTACTCGATCGAGTCGGCGATGAGGTCGCGGGACGGCAGCGAGTAGAGCATGCCGCCGTGGCCCATCGCGATACCGTCGTCGACGGCGATCGTGTTGAACTCGCGGGCTATCCCGCCGGCCGCACCGACCGCCTCGGACACGATGCGCCCGACGGGTTGCAGATGGGTGTGGCCGGGCACGAACTCGGTGAAGCTGTTGGCGATGGCCACGATCGGCTTTCCGAAGTCGGCGGCGGACACGCCTGCGGCGCGGAGCAAGGCGCGCGCTCCCGCCATATTGCGGCCGTGGGTGATGGTCCTGGATCTCAATTCGGGCATGGTGCCCATGGTTGTGGACCATGGGCGACAGGCGAAGACGGTCCTGGCTCTAGTACTGCCACTACCAGTCTTAACATTGAACGATGCCCAACCAGGCCGCCCGCGCAGAACTCGGTGGGTTCCTGCGCATGCGCCGGGAATCGGTGGCCCGCTCCCGGCACGGTCTGCCACCGATCCGCGGCCGCGACAACGGCTTACGCCGTGAGGAAGTGGCGTTCCTGTCGTCGATCAGCGTCACCTGGTACACCTGGCTGGAGCAGGGCCGTGACATCAACCCGTCACGTCAGGTGCTCGACGCCATCGGGGAAACACTCGCGCTCTCACCCGCCGATCAGACGTATCTGCTGTCACTGGCCGGGTTTTCGCCGGGAGGTACGGCACCGCCGGGTGAGCCACCCGACCATGTGCACCGGTTGCTCGAGGCGTTCGGCCGCTCCCCTGCCTTCGCGCTCGACCCGGACTGGGAGATCACCGCGTGGAATCGCGCCTACGCGGCGCTGTACCCGCGGGTGCGCACAGTGTCGGACGACGATCGGAATCTGTTGTCGCTGGTGTTCACCGACCCGTCGATCAAATTGCTGATGCCCGACTGGGAGGTGGAGAGCCGGCGCTTCGTCTCCGAGTTCCGCATGCAGAACGGCGCACGGCTCGACGAAGCCGCCGTCGTCCGCCTACTCGACCGGCTGCGCGCGAAAAGCCCCGAATTCGACCGCATTTGGGACGACCACACCATCGAGGGCTTTCAGACCCGGATCCGGCGTTTTGATCACGCACTGACCGGTGAGATCGAGTTGGAGTACCACCGACTCACGCCGGCCGACCAGCCCGACCTCAACATCGTCGTCTACACCCCGGCCACCGACACCGCGGCGGCCCAGCTCGACCGACTCGTCGGCGAGGGGTCGGTGACGTAGGCGGCCTACCGCCGGCCCGAAGACCAGTGCACGGCCGACGGGCTGAGCAGCATGCCCAACGTGACGAGTGCCAGCACCCCGACGGCGATGCCGTACCCGACCTGGTGCGACGTGAACACGTACCAGGCCACGCCGAGCAGCAGCAGGTTGGCGAACACGCCGATGCCACGGCCCCAGCGGCGACCGGTGATCAAAGCCCAACCGCCCGCCAGCACGCCGCCACCGACCAGGACGAACCAGAGCGCGGTGCCGTACCCGCTGACGATGTGCTGATCGGCGCCCGCCAGCCCGCGCACGACCAGGACCACCGCGGCGATCAGTCCGAGCACCCCTTCTGCCGCGACGAGGTAGCCGGCATAGCGGACGATGGGAGGCTGCAGAGGCGGTTGCGTCATGGCAGTTTGCCGGCCAGGTAACGGACGGCGTACTCGTATCCGGCGGGGCCCGCCCCGGCGATCACCATCTCGGCGACTGCCGACACGTAGGAGTGGTGCCGGAACGGTTCGCGGCGGTGGATGTTGCTCAAATGTACTTCGGCGACCGGCAATTCGACCGAGGTGAGAGCGTCGGGGATGGCCACCGAGGTGTGGCTGTAGGCGCCCGGGTTGATGATGATGCCCGCGCAGTCGCCCCGGGCTTCGTGGATGGCGTCGATCAGCACGCCTTCGTGGTTGCTCTGCACGGCGCGTACCTCGAAGCCGAGTTCGGCGGCCAGCGCGGTCACCGATGCCTCGATCTCGGGCAGGGTGGTGGCGCCGTACACCTCGGGCTGGCGGGTGCCCAGCAGGTTGAGGTTGGGGCCGTTGAGCAGCAGCAGTCGGCGAGCGGTCACGTCAGTACGGTACCGACGCCACCGCGTTGGGCGGCAAGGCGCACCGGCGCGTTGTCGGTGCCGTACCCGTCATAACCGTCGATCCGCTGCACGAACTCGAAGAACACCGTGCCGACGGTCCGGGTGTAGAAGTGGACGAAGCTGCCCGTAGCGGCCCGGTCGTAGAGCAGGTTCAGCTCGCGCAGTTCGGCGACCACAGCGTCGTCGAGGCCGAACCGCCCGGACAGATAGTCGTAGTAGTTGTCCGGGACCCGCAGGAAGGGCAATCCTCCTGCGGCTGCGGCGCGGGCCAGCGCGACGACATCGGTGCAGGCGAATGCGACGTGCTGAGGTAGGTCCGCCCCGTCGAGGATGTGCGGGGCGACATTGAGCGGCAGCCGCACCGAGCTGTCGGCGTTGCGCATGACCTGACTGCGGACCAGCCCGCTCGGACCGGGAACCTCGGCAGGGGCGTCGGCGGACAGGCCGAACACGCTCTTGAGAAACAGCACGGCGTCTTCGGCGGTCTGCCACGGCTGAGAGAGATTGATGTGGTCGATCGCCCGAATGGGCGTCGTCACCTGGTCGATGCCGCCATCGAACTCGGCCGCCCAGGCCGGCTCCGCAGTGCCGGAGGAGGTCCAGAAGAACGCGGTGCCGTCGGGGGCCACCGCGGCGCCCAGCGGTTGTTCGGTGGCGTACGTACGCCGGTACGCGACGGGCGCCATCAGTTCGGCAGCGCGGGAGGTGGTCGCGCCGGCGTCGGGCACCTGCAGCCCGACCGCGGCGACATGCGGCACCTGATCGCGGGCCTGCTGCTCGTTGAGCACGACGCGCGCCTGCCCCGCGGACCACAGCGATACCGGCTTGCTGCGGTGCCGGCCGCGCGGGGTGAAACCGAGCTGGCCCAGCATCACCTCGACCTCGCTGGTGTCCTCGGCCTTGATCTCGACGAAGTCGAAACCCGTGGGCGGCTTGGCCTCGGTCAGCCCGTGCGCAGGCCGATTTGTGCTCCTCGCGTGCGCCAGACCATTTGTGCTCCTCGCGTGCGCCAGACCATTTGTGCTCCTCGCGTGCGCGACGTGATCGGCGAGCCACAGCAGCGACCGCAGGGCATGTACGGCGGTGTGGCCCGGGTCGGTCTGCCTGAAGGTGTCGTTGAAGACCTCCAGCGACAGCGGCCCGGTGTACCCGGCAGCCAGGGTGTGCCGGACGAAGGCCGAAAGGTCGAAGGCGCCCTCGCCGGGGAACAGCCGGTGATGCCGACTCCACGACAAGACGTCCATGGTGAGCGCGGGGGCGTCGGCCAACTGCAGGTAGAAGATCTTGCGCCCGTCGATGTCCTCGATGGCCGACGGGTCGTGGCCGCGGGAGAGCACATGGAAACTGTCCAGGCACACACCGACATTCGGATGGTCGGCGAGTTGCACGATGCGCCATGCGCGCCGGTAGTCGTCGACGAACCGCCCCCAGGCCAGCGCCTCGAACGCGATGCGGATGCCGTACCCGGCCGCGACATCGCCGATGCGACGCAGCTGATCGGCGGAGACCTCGTCGGAGTCGACGGTGGCGG
It encodes the following:
- the ilvD gene encoding dihydroxy-acid dehydratase — encoded protein: MPELRSRTITHGRNMAGARALLRAAGVSAADFGKPIVAIANSFTEFVPGHTHLQPVGRIVSEAVGAAGGIAREFNTIAVDDGIAMGHGGMLYSLPSRDLIADSIEYMVNAHRADALVCISNCDKITPGMLMAALRLNIPTVFVSGGPMEGGTATLVDGTVRGGLHLISAMADAVAPEISDADMERVESAACPTCGSCSGMFTANSMNCLTEAIGLALPGNGTTLATHTARRRLYEDAGTTVVDLARRYYDEDDERVLPRNIASAAAFSNAMVVDIAMGGSTNTILHLLAAAREAEVDFSLADIETLSTQIPCICKVAPNGRYLMEDVHRAGGIPAVMGELRRAGLLDTEVHAIHANSLAAWLDEWDPRSATVSAEAVDLFYAAPGGVRSSSAFSQSRRWESLDLDAASGCIRDVAHAYSADGGLAILRGNLAEDGCVVKTAGVDESILRFSGPAVVVESQEEAQDVILTGRVRPGDVLVVRYEGPRGGPGMQEMLYPTSYLKGVGLAKVCALITDGRFSGGSSGLSIGHVSPEAAAGGVIALVQDGDRIDIDIPARRIELLVDAAELDARRRRLEHGGGYWPQRRDREVSPALRAYAAMALSADQGAVRDVSLIEAASRAGAPARLAATGVPTTQC
- the aroQ gene encoding type II 3-dehydroquinate dehydratase: MTARRLLLLNGPNLNLLGTRQPEVYGATTLPEIEASVTALAAELGFEVRAVQSNHEGVLIDAIHEARGDCAGIIINPGAYSHTSVAIPDALTSVELPVAEVHLSNIHRREPFRHHSYVSAVAEMVIAGAGPAGYEYAVRYLAGKLP
- a CDS encoding helix-turn-helix transcriptional regulator — its product is MPNQAARAELGGFLRMRRESVARSRHGLPPIRGRDNGLRREEVAFLSSISVTWYTWLEQGRDINPSRQVLDAIGETLALSPADQTYLLSLAGFSPGGTAPPGEPPDHVHRLLEAFGRSPAFALDPDWEITAWNRAYAALYPRVRTVSDDDRNLLSLVFTDPSIKLLMPDWEVESRRFVSEFRMQNGARLDEAAVVRLLDRLRAKSPEFDRIWDDHTIEGFQTRIRRFDHALTGEIELEYHRLTPADQPDLNIVVYTPATDTAAAQLDRLVGEGSVT
- a CDS encoding bifunctional sugar phosphate isomerase/epimerase/4-hydroxyphenylpyruvate dioxygenase family protein; this encodes MRMSIATVSLSGSLVEKLHACAAAGFDGVEIFEPDLIASDHSPEEISHLARRLGLSLDLYQPLRDLEGVDEATFTDNLRRAAATFATAQRLGIDTVLVCSNVATATVDSDEVSADQLRRIGDVAAGYGIRIAFEALAWGRFVDDYRRAWRIVQLADHPNVGVCLDSFHVLSRGHDPSAIEDIDGRKIFYLQLADAPALTMDVLSWSRHHRLFPGEGAFDLSAFVRHTLAAGYTGPLSLEVFNDTFRQTDPGHTAVHALRSLLWLADHVAHARSTNGLAHARSTNGLAHARSTNRPAHGLTEAKPPTGFDFVEIKAEDTSEVEVMLGQLGFTPRGRHRSKPVSLWSAGQARVVLNEQQARDQVPHVAAVGLQVPDAGATTSRAAELMAPVAYRRTYATEQPLGAAVAPDGTAFFWTSSGTAEPAWAAEFDGGIDQVTTPIRAIDHINLSQPWQTAEDAVLFLKSVFGLSADAPAEVPGPSGLVRSQVMRNADSSVRLPLNVAPHILDGADLPQHVAFACTDVVALARAAAAGGLPFLRVPDNYYDYLSGRFGLDDAVVAELRELNLLYDRAATGSFVHFYTRTVGTVFFEFVQRIDGYDGYGTDNAPVRLAAQRGGVGTVLT